One segment of Primulina tabacum isolate GXHZ01 chromosome 14, ASM2559414v2, whole genome shotgun sequence DNA contains the following:
- the LOC142524625 gene encoding uncharacterized protein LOC142524625, protein MAMSATSRMNTFGVAHNKIRIAEANKGGGGGGRGRRDLLLLSTALVSQSHTDLLNKYLKKSQENKAKNDKERLDSYYKRNYRDYFSLLEGELRQKKDLSESEKGILEWLDANK, encoded by the exons ATGGCTATGTCTGCAACTTCAAGAATGAATACCTTCGGTGTAGCCCACAACAAAATCAGAATAGCAGAAGCCAACAAGGGAGGCGGAGGAGGAGGAAGAGGAAGGAGAGACCTACTTCTGCTTTCAACTGCACTAGTTTCTCAGTCGCATACTGACCTCCTTAATA AATATCTGAAGAAATCGCAAGAAAACAAGGCGAAAAATGACAAGGAG AGATTGGATAGCTATTACAAGCGCAACTACAGAGATTACTTCAGCTTGTTAGAAGGCGAGCTTAGGCAAAAGAAAGATCTGTCTGAATCAGAAAAGGGCATTCTTGAATGGCTTGACGCCAATAAATGA